The DNA window ATCAACATCCCCGGGCACACTGGGTGGGTAGGCTATATCTCCGTGGACGACGTGGACGCCCACATCGAGAGAATCCTTGAGGCTGGCGGCAAACTCTGGAAGCCCGCAACTGACGTTCCAGGCATGCTGCGCTTCGCGGTAATGTCGGACCCGCAGGGTGCGGCCATTGTCGTATTCACGCCGAACCCGGCCATGCCAGCAACACAACGTCCTGAGCCTCCCGCGGTAGGAACGATCGGCTGGCACGAACTTTACACAACCGATCTGGACGCTGGCTTCGACTTCTACAACAAGCTCTTCGGATGGACCAAGTTGAGCGACATGGATATGGGCCCCATGGGCCTCTACCGCCTGTTCGACGAAGGCGACCACAAGGAGATGGGCGACGGCGGCATGATGGCGAAGCCTCCGTTCATTCCTGTCTCCTGCTGGGGCTTTTACTTCTGTGTCGACTCCGTCGCCGCGGCCGTGAAGCGGGTCGAAGCTGGTGGCGGCAAGATCAGCAACGGTCCCATACAGGTGCCGGGCGGCGGTTGGATCATCCAGGGCTCGGACCCGCAGGGCGGCATGTTCTCTTTGGTGAGCAGCGGCGAATAGAGAAGGCCCGAACCAGCGCTTCGCAGGTACTGAAGTAAGTCTCTGACCGATGAGCCCGTGGTTATGGGCTTTATCAGCCAACGTATCGTTTATACTTTTCGCATCTCACTCGTTTCCAAGGCTCTCCCGTGCTTGTGAAACAGTTTCCGGGTAAACCTCCGGCGGGTTGCGAAGCGCGATATGGATGATGCTTTTTCGGGGAACGACAAGTCACGGGTTCCGGAAGAATCAGCGTCGCGCGATGCGAACGTAGCTGTCGATTCAAAATCACCGGACAGTTCTCTGCCTCCCAATCGTCGCGATCTAGCTGCGATGCTTCAG is part of the Granulicella aggregans genome and encodes:
- a CDS encoding VOC family protein produces the protein MFTPRGKFGWYELMTSDTKAAGKFYSDVVGWTVNEMAGPDGSIQYTTFNIGEVGIAGMINIPGHTGWVGYISVDDVDAHIERILEAGGKLWKPATDVPGMLRFAVMSDPQGAAIVVFTPNPAMPATQRPEPPAVGTIGWHELYTTDLDAGFDFYNKLFGWTKLSDMDMGPMGLYRLFDEGDHKEMGDGGMMAKPPFIPVSCWGFYFCVDSVAAAVKRVEAGGGKISNGPIQVPGGGWIIQGSDPQGGMFSLVSSGE